One window from the genome of Artemia franciscana chromosome 12, ASM3288406v1, whole genome shotgun sequence encodes:
- the LOC136034166 gene encoding uncharacterized protein LOC136034166 has product MSRPKKGAGTNKKGHSERNPRNIEKGETSDSSIERRPETKRHRPESASSSHTELIEAESVDIAPLIVKLKENEQGHKISKVTACLWLSRDYQVQEEMKIMARGDILVKVTNKIHFEDLKALDYINDYPIEVSLPKSLSQFKKVVTLYENINPEEMDQIEIKWKNIYGISKIEKLLKKIEEDLVPTKSLVLYSNVPIPDRVTVGPLSFPARPWTSKPRRCTNCQLFGHIKDVCRTNTQTCGKCARRGHSAENCTESQIKCRNCQSTDHISGDKNCQKYKEIMEISKIVSKNKIPWKEAKMTYAEKTKTGLERQMPIDSNNQTNNSFSERANVETIEPAQIQKVLKLLIETIKIVSKPKVNGNEMIQEIKRAAETIFPGIINSDEPEMEERFLAVTEHESRT; this is encoded by the coding sequence atgtctcgACCTAAAAAAGGTGCCGGGACGAACAAGAAAGGGCACAGTGAAAGAAACcctagaaatattgaaaaaggtgAAACGAGTGATAGCTCTATAGAAAGGAGACCTGAAACCAAAAGGCATCGACCAGAGTCAGCAAGCTCTTCGCATACTGAACTAATAGAGGCTGAAAGTGTGGATATAGCCCCACTAATAGTGAAGCTCAAAGAAAATGAACAAGGCCACAAAATCAGCAAAGTTACTGCGTGCCTATGGCTCTCAAGGGATTACCAAGTACAGGAAGAAATGAAAATCATGGCTAGAGGAGATATTCTAGTTAAGGTAAcgaataaaattcattttgaagATTTGAAGGCACTCGACTATATTAACGATTACCCAATTGAGGTATCACTGCCAAAAAGCTTAAGCCAATTTAAGAAAGTCGTTACATTATATGAAAATATCAACCCTGAAGAAATGGaccaaatagaaataaaatggaaaaatatataCGGCATCTCAAAAATtgagaaacttttaaaaaagatagAGGAAGATTTGGTGCCCACTAAATCCTTAGTATTATATTCAAATGTTCCAATCCCAGATAGGGTTACAGTTGGACCACTAAGTTTTCCTGCTAGGCCATGGACATCCAAACCTAGAAGGTGTACCAACTGTCAATTGTTTGGCCATATAAAAGATGTATGTCGTACCAACACGCAAACTTGCGGAAAATGTGCCCGCAGAGGTCATTCTGCGGAAAATTGTACTGAAAGTCAGATAAAGTGCAGAAATTGTCAAAGCACAGATCACATTAGTGGGGACAAAAATTGCCAAAAGTACAAGGAAATCATGGAAATCAGTAAAATTGTATCAAAGAACAAAATTCCTTGGAAAGAAGCAAAAATGACTTATgccgaaaaaacaaaaacaggacTTGAAAGACAAATGCCTATCGATAGCAACAACCAAACCAATAATTCGTTTTCAGAAAGAGCCAATGTAGAAACAATTGAACCTGCGCAAATTCAGAAAGTATTGAAACTACTTATAGAGACTATAAAAATAGTATCGAAACCAAAAGTAAATGGAAACGAGATGATTCAAGAAATTAAAAGAGCGGCAGAAACAATATTCCCCGGAATTATTAATTCTGACGAACCTGAAATGGAAGAAAGATTTTTAGCAGTAACTGAACATGAATCCAGGACCTAG